In one window of Verrucomicrobiota bacterium DNA:
- a CDS encoding ABC transporter permease, producing the protein MINNPVQGEKSIEGRHPWLLSFDKLRSNRVALFCLYFLAVIYVLVLLAPFLAPYDYRKNFLDKSFQSPTRIHFFTAEGKFLFRPFIYDYQMADRITTRYEEDKTKMYPIRFFVEGNEYKLFGFIPMKTHFFGVEAPARIYLLGADQYGRDVFSRLLMGGQISLSIGLIGCLITFPLGLLVGGISGYYGGIWDTIIMRSSEVLMSVPGLYLILSLRSSFPQNMSSTQVYLMIVVILSFIGWAGFSRVIRGMVLSEREKPYVVAARALGQKDLVIIIRHILPSTLSYCIVAATLSIPGYILGEAALSFIGVGIQDPDTSWGLMLAQAQSHRVLTSFWWILSPGFVIFVVVLAFNFLGDGLRDALDPKMKVIK; encoded by the coding sequence ATGATAAATAACCCCGTACAAGGCGAAAAATCCATTGAAGGGCGTCACCCCTGGCTTTTATCCTTCGATAAATTGCGCTCGAACCGGGTTGCTCTTTTTTGCCTGTATTTTTTGGCTGTGATTTATGTGTTAGTCCTACTTGCGCCCTTCCTGGCGCCCTATGACTACCGGAAGAATTTCCTCGATAAGTCATTCCAATCACCGACACGGATTCATTTTTTTACGGCGGAAGGGAAGTTTTTGTTCCGCCCTTTTATTTATGATTACCAGATGGCTGACCGGATAACGACGCGGTATGAGGAAGATAAAACAAAAATGTATCCCATCCGTTTTTTTGTCGAGGGGAATGAATACAAGCTTTTCGGGTTCATCCCGATGAAAACCCATTTTTTTGGGGTGGAAGCACCCGCCCGGATTTATTTACTCGGGGCCGATCAATATGGGCGTGATGTATTTTCGCGATTACTGATGGGGGGACAGATTTCCCTTTCGATCGGGTTGATCGGGTGTTTGATCACATTCCCCTTAGGCCTTTTGGTGGGCGGGATATCCGGTTATTACGGAGGGATATGGGATACGATCATTATGCGTTCCTCAGAGGTGCTGATGTCGGTGCCCGGGCTTTACCTGATTCTTTCGTTGAGGTCTTCATTCCCGCAGAATATGTCCTCGACACAAGTGTACCTGATGATCGTAGTGATCTTGAGCTTTATCGGGTGGGCGGGTTTTTCCCGGGTCATCCGCGGGATGGTACTTTCTGAACGGGAGAAACCTTATGTGGTGGCGGCTCGGGCCTTGGGACAAAAGGATTTGGTCATTATTATCCGGCATATCCTGCCTTCGACATTGAGTTATTGTATCGTGGCGGCGACCCTGTCGATTCCGGGGTATATCCTCGGTGAGGCGGCATTGAGTTTTATCGGGGTAGGCATCCAAGACCCGGACACCAGTTGGGGCCTCATGCTGGCCCAAGCCCAGAGCCATCGAGTTTTGACATCGTTTTGGTGGATTTTATCGCCGGGATTTGTCATTTTTGTGGTCGTTCTGGCATTTAACTTTCTGGGGGATGGACTCCGGGATGCTTTGGACCCTAAGATGAAAGTAATCAAATGA